The region ttttaataaaattgaattggGTTTCATCTGGATTGGGCTCACCCATTTGGGTCAACCCGATACCCGGCCCGAAATTACATATATGCTGACCCCGACCCGGATTTCCTGATGGGTTGAAACCCTACCTGAATGCCTTATCCCCTTGACCCGAAAACTGAAAACCCTATCTGATAAAATTGCAGCCGCCGCCGCCGCctcttcctccttcttcttccccaTCCGCCAGCCGCCTACCTTACGCAGCGGCCACAAAGGGCCACTGCTCAGCAGCAATGGCGACCCAGATGGATCGCCGTTTGCCTAGGAACCAGACGGCCCATAAAGGCCGCCAGTTCTAGTGACGGGAGAGGCCGCTTGCAGTGGCCTCTCCCATCCAAAACGACGCCGGCCCTTACGGGCCGGTGCCTACTGCATGCGGCAGTTGTATAAGGCCATCGACCAGCGGCCCCAGACGCAGCCAGCCAATGGAAAAACGAGGATCCGACACCCATTGCTCCCTTTATGCGGCGAATTGCCGCTGGTAGGCTATCCGAGCAGTGGGTCATGGCCCGCTGCATCCTTTATGAGGCTAAATGCCGTTGGCCAATAGCCAGCACTGTGGGTCTGTCGACAAGGGCAAAACGGTAAAAACATGGGTTTCAACTCTATGACCGTATATGAACATGAACAGATGCAATTCTTCACAAAACAGACAgtataaacaaatgaaaatacccttaaaccCTTATGCTTTccaacagtacgtgaacaaattatattataaataaattatgttcaCAGAGGAAATTAATGGATTCAACAAAACACTTAATACagagcaaaatagcatagaagttgctctgataccacatgttaaaaatattcaacatattgcttaaactaacatgcgcagcgaaaaataaataagacaggattcaggcttacgtctagccatatttgctaaagcgtttccacgatccatctgaagaacaagaaaagattatttgagagatcttctaacctatgcctatgactgtattgccgtactgatggtgtacacaggctaggtcagggaccctcaaatatggtaaataccgtattgttcctcccatcaaggaaacaatattattaattgattttaaatcaattaaaacgaTTCCATtatggtaatttaattaattaaattacctaaccgtaataccgtatattatatttataataaacactgtatatgtggcatataggctatatatggagacaatatcttacaatataaagtagaaatattttctattaaaaagtgaaaaaaaaaaaaaaaatttgtattgtagtgggtttctttatttaaatagtaataaaaaattgttgatgtaatataaaaaatgaaaaaagttaagaatgttttgaagttaatagtttttgggagaagtaaaaagaatgaaaatgggAGGGGAGGAGGTTGCCAAACGGGGCCTTgtcaaagattttttatttgtaacttattatttgtaattatattctGATTGTATATGGAACTACTCTTTCTGTGGCTTGATAGATTTGGGAGTCAAGATTGATGATGATCGGTATATTGTGGGCAACATCGACTACGATGGTCTTGATAATTTACGAGACGACTATCCACATCTCTTCGAGGACAAGGCAGCAAGAGTACCAGCAAGACAGCAAATAGATGCGACAAGATAACTGAACAAGTTACTGAGCATGGGGATAATGAGACTTTAAATAGATGGTAACATTGTTATTTCTTTAAgtatttattttcaaagtttTGAATGCTAAATTTTTATAGGGAAGAAAGAATGTACGTAGTTCTccatattattatgatttttgagCATGAAAATAAGTAAGCTAGCTTGAAAGcaattgatttgttttttcaTCAAACAGATCGAGTGTTTATGGTGTACATATAAAAACCTCCATGGCTCGCGCAAGGCGGCTTCATCGTGAGCTTCCTGTAAAAGAGCAGGAAGCTTCAAAGATAATGCTAATTAAGTAGAAGCTAGTGCGCACCACATAGCCAAAATGAAACTCATGCCAAGGATGACTTATGCGATGACGAAAGAGCAAATTAAAGGAGATTAAACTACTTCTGCACAgtacatatatgatatatatatatatatacgcactCACTGAAGCGTGGATTTATCACGTGATAGCACGGAAGGTGAAGTAAAAAGAATGGAAAGGGGAGGGAAGGGGTCGTCAAACTAGGCCTTgtcaaagattttttatttgtaacgTATTATTTGTAGCTATACATAGATTGTGTATGGAACTACTCTTTTTGTGACTTGATAGATTTGGGAGTCAAGATTgatgatgagtaccaaatattacatatatgaaccccttaatttgtatttactaaacttttagttttgttattttctaatgttttttgttagttttggtcattgaaagaaaacaatagctttaaggtgaaagaaataaCACTTTGAAAAGACATAGATGATGTAGTTATGTTCAAACAAATCAAAGAGATgactaaatcgaaatttctctaattggagttaAAATCTGATTGGATTAGAATttagattctgcatatgtcatagtattttgaccataactttcatcTCAAGTTTCTGATTAAGATGAATCAAGGgacgttggaaagctaactcaaagtactacaaatcattgtgaaatacaATTcccctaattcggacgtttgtTATACCAAAATCACCCCGCAACCAAAAACTgcaaatttggacgaatttggaatcattttcctagtttcttggattgagttttgagtctcctactcaaattagaagactaacctccgattttactataaattctagggcttctagggtttgttttcttcctataaatagacctctaaacCTCAAGAAAAAGTGTGTGAAGCTAGAGAGCAAATTTGCGTGTAGTTCGTGCGTTTCCATTCTTCTGCaacgttttctttttgtaagtttttattttgatgtttttaattaaagttagcatgttatttttagtcatgagaggctaaaccctcaactaaggttgaggatgaagcctcacttataATTAGCAACAttattctcatgtgatgtaatattttccaagTTTAATGAGTATGattttccaattgttttacttcaattcaattttgtggaatgattcttgaatatcttttgtgattcaatgatacatttgatgatttaagatagttttataaaattatttgtacttggttttctttgtttaaaaaaattggatatcccttgtgatttattctacggatacaattgatgttttgatttaaattagatATCTTactgtgatttacggatacacttgatgatttgatttaaattggatttcttttgtgatttgtgtaaagaatggatacatgtgatggttttgattaactgtttgaagcaaaagtaaaacacacttaagattttattgtgagaactttgggaaatattattgatcatgggaatatatgttgctatgagtttgtgagtgcagattccgataccttagtgcttttttttatttgattacattcgctctagttaattttgtttatgcttttgatttttattcaaaaaaaacaatctcttaatttttggaattaGGTTAGGATTAGatttaatttagtcataaatttgttttcaaaaatacaattctctgtgggattgacctcgcacttgcaatccattaactgcaaacggtttgtgcacttgcgagtacatttaaaattcacatcaagtcATCAACTATGATGCTCTTGATAATTTACGAGATGACTATCCACATCTCTTCGAGGACAAGGCGGCGAGAGTACCAGCAAGGCAGCAAATAAATGCGACGAGATAATTGAACAAGTTACTGAGCATGGGGATAACGGGGCTTTGAATAGAAGGTAACATTGTTATTTCTTCTTAAGtacttattttcaaaattttgaaaactaaatttttaggagtaattaccttttcccctcattaactatcaaaaaatgcgtGATGCCCCCTCGAACTACCAACttaaccaaaatagagcatccaactaccaactttacacattttgccccattccgtcagtcagacCCGTTAATATGGACGGAATATGCCAGTTTtggacgttaattttgattaaaagacaaaaataccctcaattgataaaaaataaaacatttggtttaaatttattaataaaaaatattaaaactaatatatttaataaataaaaaaaaaacaaaaaaaagcaaaaaaaaagaagggaaaacggggtggctgccacccccttTGGGAGAGCGTGCACCACCCCCTTTGGGAGTGGGGGTGGCTCGCACGGCCACTTCGGAACCTAGGGTGACCATGCGGCCACCCTAAATTTTTCCAAGGGTGGCTGCACGGCCACTCCAGAGGTGGCCGCGAGCAACCTTTGCAAGCCACCTCGACTTAAGGCATGGCCATCCCAAAAAGACCTATGGTGGTTACGCGACTCCCAAGTTGCAGGGTGGCTGTGCGGCCCCCCAAGTTGTGGAGGTGGTTGGACCCacctttgagggtggctcacaggccaccccGTCCACCTAAGGGAGTGGTTGCCACCCCCTCCGGCAGCCACTCCTTTtccttagtttttatttatttatttattttttgagttgagggtattttagttatatatttttgaaattgagttaggatATTTAAGCTTTTTCATGAGTTAGATTGACAGAAAGGAATAAAACATGTAACTgtagtagttgaatgctcttttTTAACCAAATTGATAGTTTCATGGAGGCATCATGCATTTTTTTATAGTTGATAAGGAGAAAAAATAATTACTCCAAATTTTTGTAAGGAGAAAAGAGTGTTCGTAGTTCtccatattattattatgatttttgagCATGAAAATAAGTAAGCTAGCTTGAAAgcatttgatttgttttttcatCAAACAGATCGAGTGTTTAtggtgtacatatatatatatacatataaaaaccAACCTCCATGGCTCGTGCAAGGCGGCTTCATCGTGAGCTTCCCGTGAAAGAGCAGGAAGCTTTAAAGATAATGCTAATTAAGTAGAGGCTAGCTAGTGCGCACCACATAGCCAAAATGAAACGCATGCCAAGGATGACTTGTGCGATGACGAAAGAGCAAATTAAAGGAGATTAAACTACTACTGCccagtgcatatatatatatatatatctgctttaatttttatttactaaAATTAATTGGTATTTATAAAAGTTTGACATAATCTAGAAAAAGCCACATGCATGGAATGGAAAGACGATTTCCAAACCACCCAAATTGGAGGAGCAAACATGGAAGACATGTTGCTATACTACTCATCCATTGCCCTCTCTCTTCTCCTCGTCGCTGTTGCTTTCAAGCTGACCTACCGTCAAACACCCAAGCACCTCGCTCCCAGCCCACCTTCTCTCCCAATTATTGGTCATCTCCATCTTGTTAAAAAACCCCTCCACCGTACTTTCCAGACCCTTTCGCAAAAATACGGCCAGATTTTCTCTCTCCGATTCGGTTCCCGCCTGGTGGTTATTGTATCGTCCCCATCCGCAGTCGAGGAATGCTTCACCAAGAACGACGTCGTCTTAGCCAACCGTCCTCCCTCCCTAGCGACCAAGCACCTGGGCTACAACCACACCACCATGGCAGCATCCCCTTACGGCGACCACTGGCGCAACCTCCGCCGCATCAGCTCCCTTGAGATCTTCTCAACCAACCGCCTCAACACCTTCTTGGGCATCCGACGGGACGAGGTCAAGCGCTTGTTGCGCAAACTTTCACGTAACTCGCGTGAAGATTTCGCCAAGGTTGAGCTGAAATCAATGTTCTCGGATCTCACCTTTAACAGCATAATGAGAATGGTGGCAGGGAAGCGGTACTACGGGTACGGGGAGGACGTTAAGGACGAAGAAGAGGCGAGGCAGTTTAAGGAGATAATGAAAGAGGCTTTCGAAAATGCAGGGGCGTCGAATCCTCATGAATACGTGCCCATGTTGCGGTGGATTGATCACGGGGGTTTGGAGAAGAGGTTGATGAGGCTTGCCAACAAGACGGATGCCTTCTTGCAAGCTCTTGTTGACGAGAAGAAGGGTAAGGAGGAAGGGAACACCATGATCGACCATCTGCTTTCCTTGCAGAAATCCCAGCCGGATTACTACACTGACCAGATTATCAAAGGCCTTATTTTGGTAACTCCACCTACAAATTAATATTGCATtttataattatgaaataattaatttttagatttatttgtctttttcttttattgtattACTACATTACTATCCGAAAATGGATAAGGATGTAAAAATAGATCCCTTCATCGGAATCGCTCGTGCGAAACGTGGCTTCATGCATGTCTAGTATTTAATGGGATTGGAGCCCAGTGTCGGCAGTGACATAGAATTGACTCAACATCTTATGACGTCTTTTACAGCCTGTCATAAAATCTTTGTCAGTTATATATAATACTCGCTATCCTTAATAATCAATCCATTTTTCCTTTCCAACTCTTGTAGTAATTAATAATGTATAATGAGCAGATCCTGTTACTTGCGGGGACTGACACATCAGCAGTGACGTTAGAGTGGGCAATGGCCAATTTGCTCAACCATCCTGTTGTGTTGAAGAAGGTTAGAGCTGAGTTGGACAATCAAATTGGGGAGGAGATTTTGATAGACGAACCAGATGTGTCTAAACTGCGCTACCTTCAAAGCATAATCTCGGAGACCCTTCGATTGTACCCTTCAGCTCCACTGCTACTACCCCACATGTCTTCAGAGGACTGTACCGTGGGAGGATATGATGTACCACGTAACACGATGTTATTGGTGAATGCATGGGCCATACACAGAGACCCAGAGGTGTGGGATGACGCGACAAGTTTTAAGCCTGAGAGATTTGAGTGCCGCGAGACTAACGCGCACAAGTTGATGCCGTTCGGGCTGGGGAGGAGGGCATGTCCTGGGGCTGGACTCGCGCAACGGACGGTGGGGTTGGCCTTGGGGTGTTTGATTCAATGTTTTGAGTGGGAGAGGGTTGGGGACGAAGTAATAGATATGGGTGAAGGCAATGGGATCACCATGCCCAAAGCTGTGGCACTAGAGGCCATGTGTAAGGCGCGCCCCATTATGAATAACCTTCTTTCCAAGTCTGTAGATTATGTTTGAACAATGTAATCTCCAAGAATTTTGTGTGTATAGGGCATAGATATATTTTAGTGGTATGTAATATGTTCATTACTTAGTAAGCACAGTAAGAATAAGTACACTCCCAATATATGTACATTGAATTGTTGTATTCATTTACATTTGGATCTCTTCCCTTGTAGTACGTGGATAATAAGTTGTATGAACTTGGGAGCTTGTTTGAGGAATATATAAGAGTATTTGCCTATATggataaaaaaaactatttcctttccttttttaattttttaatttttttaaatgtgagtaTATATTTGGGTCTTGGAGGCAAACCAAATCAGGTCgatcagaaattcaaaaattcaattcAACTCAACAAAAACctgtttatatttaattatctaCTTAATAAATGGGTGCAATTCAACTTCAGCGCTAGCAATTCGAGAAATATAATTATGATAAGCATGCAGATCGAATGAgtcattttattaaatgtttttgggcaaaaaaatTATTCCTCGCTTTTGTTAATTTAGAAAATGCATTTCAGATTTACTTAGAAAGTATATATTAGATTCAAACAAAGTCAATCAAAACCAAGTACTTCTCTCTCCTTGAAGATAACCCAAAAGCTTCCAATGTCTGTCGAGAATGATGAAGTGGAACccacttcctcctcctcctcctcctcctcctcctcctcctcctactCCTCCTTTTCGGAGGTCTTATCCCCTTCTTTAAGGGCCTTATTCATCGTCTTTGTCAATTCATCTCGGTTCAACTTTATCGATGGCTTCTTTTCCATTGCATATGGTCTAGTTTCGGTCCCCTCTTGCGAGTGGTCCTCAAGCTCCGGTGAGTGGCTTACACGCCGGCAATCTCTGCCCAAACTGCCTTCCTTTGCCTCGCCACCCATCGGTGTCACATGTTCCGAGATTTTATTTGAGAATAATGAtagttgtacaccaagtgtacaacaaatgtacaacaccccttcacaagggATGGCCCCCACACACTGTGGGGCCcaccccttgtgaaggggtgttgtgtatttgttgtacacttggtgtacaactaTCACTCCCCTTATTTTGatgcattatttatttttcctgtaCTTTTCTATTTTccgtgttttttgttttgactAATTTTTGTGCTTgcctttttgtgttttttttgggtgttttttttttttttttttttttgaggcaAAATGTAATCATTTCATTAATACATCCAAGGGGTAATGTAAGGCTTGTTTGTTAAGTGCTTGGTCGTTACAGAGTAGTGCTCATTACTATAGATGtactttattttttcactttttcaaattttcaataacaatcaacatcaaaacattttcacttttttcactttttatatcacatcaataattttttattactattcaaataaaaaaaattcactacaatacaaatttttttcacttttttatataaattcttttaattttatatcacatcatcacttttcactaattccaaaattaacaacccactactctgttctgttctgttttgtacatgtctttgccaaataAGCCCGTAGTTACAACCAAACTGAGTCAAACTCAGACCAATACAGGGACTCAGAACAATACAAATATCTCAATACAATTACCCCAAAAGCTCAGATCATACCGACAGTTGCTACAAATAAACCTAGTCAACAGAAAGGTGCCTATGCGTTGACATATGGAcctctacttgcactatggagtcgGTCACAAATAATCTATGCTAAAAGCTATGACTAGGCTAGATCTAACACAGAGCAAACTGTCAACTACAATCTGTAATCAAGAAcaagaaaacacccaaaaacagaTGCTGACGTCGGAAGAAGCACCGCCGGAGACGGCGTGTGTAGAACACGCACCGGCGCCAGAAGATCCCCTGCAGCAGTCGAACACCATAACCTCCCAAACGCAACCAAACATGGCAAAAGAGACGGAACGTAGCCATCACGCACGGCCCAAGGAGTAGAAAACACTCTGGCGCATGATGACCACTCGCCGGTCACTGGAGAGCGTTTCGGCCATATCAAGCAGCGGCAGAACCGGAGGACGACGGCGAGCAAGACTAGGGGATGCTTCTCGACCATAAGACGGCGGAACAGAGTAGATCTGGccttaaagaatgagaaaaactGGAGCACACCAAAATCATTTCGCCGGTGACACGAGTGGCAGTCTTTCCTCCTCTGGAGCCTCTCTAGAATGTTATCCtgccaagaacaaagaaaacctACCAACAACTAAAAACCAAACCACACTCCATAGTCCACAAGGACTAGTAGGACTAAACCACCACCGGAACAAGTCCGAGGGACTCAAAACTCCATAACCCTAGTGGCTGGGAGACTCTAGCCTCCACTGGGAACAACCCAAGGAGGAACAAAAACCTCTCTAGCCCTAAAAGTAAGGGTGTGCAAAActcgcaatccccgccccgccccgccctgcagcacccgccccaccccgccccgcagaggaccaggttttcaagtttttttgcgggttagggtcttaatttgagaaatttatgcggggcgggatgggttgcgggtttagccttttaaaaaatgcgggtccccgccccgcctcGCCCAGCACtgcacaaaggagaaaaaaaaattaaataaaaaatgggtccACTAGCTCATTTCATTgtgtgagaaatacaatttttatggttcaatttcatgggatgttaaagtgtacacatttttattgtattgttatttgaaataatcttttcattacttctggaaaagacaagaaaattgattacatggaatagtgaaatattataactttttattctttacatttattcaattatgctttgttgatgggagaaaatagaaatcatgtttcttagaattttatcttataattaatagggcttttagtttaaaagactaattccatggaaaatgtttgttggagaaataattagcaccaaagacatgtgggcctaaggtagtatcgggggccgagcccatcgggttggcctGGCCAGAccagacctaagtacaagaccattcgttatcttcaaaaagacggatattcagaatatatcaaaataggcttctatcccatcaaatatgggataaggtacctaatagaatgacattagctaaagagagtgtcatgtccagtttggactctactacccaatttgaattctatgaagataagattaaagactatatgatctaggactcagactcctaattagattatgctccaagcactccagtAGTTTTATAACTACgaactgtgagtctataaataagactactgcGTCAGGTATTTTGAACAAGcagattctctgagcttttgagattataaatattcttcagaaaattagtttgaattgacttaggcatcggagtgggggtccggtcggcacccctatagtccgacgagccgtttattattttgcagattacgaggagagcaacacgtcaccgtaccggaaactgtaccaacagtttggcgccgtctgtgggaagcGACGAAtcgtttcttgcaaaaaaaaaaatccgcaacggtgactacACGATAAATCACGGTTGAAACTGGCCTGTGGTTTCTTCCTTCAAAGATCATCACTAGACTGAGACAGATCTATATAGATCTACAGTCGTACATAGTAGATCACGTTCAACTATGACGTATCAGTATTCAATTGGCATCGAATCAGTGCTCGCCTTCGTCAGAAAAACAAGATAAGTCcatacttttcttttcatttcgaTTTGTTAAATTGTGGAAAGAAATTCATAGTGTGGATGACTATCTGTGCTATTATGATATCCAATGATAAGAAATTTTGGAGTGTCAGATCTGAAACTCTCTTTAGACAAAGATCAATAATTATTGTGCCCTTGTACGTTTACAAGCGCTTTGTTAAAAAACATGAAGCCTTTCAACTATActatgagttttggttggaatggTGCTTCTCTTCTAATACTTGttgatttttgatattttttattggcaCTACAAGACAAATAATTGGGTTTATAAAAGAAGAGTGATGGTTTGAAATTATCAAGCCTTGATTTCACGATAAAACTGTAAAAGTTCTTAGCCCATGCCTTTCCTCTTATTAGAAAGAGATTTTTGAGTCAATAAAAGTATATCTCTAAATCTGGTTTTTTAGCGTCAAAATTAATTGCTGACAACAAGGCATGTGCTCGTCTATAGTACCGGCAATGTGTTTGTTAACCTTCTCTGCAGagatgacaagaaagaaagggCCATGACGTTGTCAATCACAATCTGATCACACGGCCATGATTCCATCCTCCAGACTTAGGTTCTTGTATACCCACTCAAGGCTAAACGGATGTACAACAAGATCTTCAGTTTCCAGCCGATGGTTTCTTTCTTCAAGATCTTCACGAGTCTAGTCAGATCTATATTCACATAGAATTGATCCGCATCCATCTATATCGGGCGTGTTTTAACGCATATAAATCCGGCTGAAACACctcagagaaaaaagaaagcttcAAGTCGATTGGCTTAGGCTTGGGGAATTGGGCCTAGTCCAATTCATTCCAATGAGTTGGCccagacaaacaaaaaatacaaagagagaaaaagaggagTTGGCCCAAAAAAGAAGGATAAGCCAACCCGGTCCGGTTCCTGACTTCTTCTCCAAAGAGTATCTAGATTTCCACCAAAGTTCAGAAGAGACCCTCATCAATGGGAGATCCAACAGGAGTCAAAATTGGCGGAGAGCGAAACCAGAATCTGCTCGATCTCGAAGTCTTTGACGCGGCGCTGAACCTAGAGGTCTGAGTTCGATAAAACCTGGAATGTCTCCACCTCGGATCAGCCTTCGGATTGGGTGCGAATCGGGTCATTGTCTCGGAGATTCGGTCTTCCCAGCCGCCCAGATGGTTGTCGAAAGCATGTTGTTCGTTTCAATCCGAGCTCCAGAGGAAGATTCACGCTGGCTCATCTCGGGTCAAGTTCAGATCCTCCATCCATGGGGTTATGAATTAGAACCCCTTCTAATGAATTCCAGTGGGGCGGATGAAGAATTGCCGTGTTGTCACGGAGAGCCCAATCCCGACCATGATCCACAGAACGGTGCTGGCTAGAAGATTCCGGACTTCCGAAGCAGCGACAACGAAGAGACTCCACCCAGAATCCACTGAGTAGAGCCGATGGACCTTAGGCCCGAGACACTTCAAGGATAGAAAGACGTCGGAGAAAGGAAGACCGATGTGCAGAAAAGCTGAAAGTAAAGAGGCCCAACCCAGTGAATTCGGATCCTCTCCTCTGACCCAGTGACCACCAATTACTGAGTCATGGTTTCCATAGGTGAACATCAGAGGAATTGAAAAGGGCTAGTCCATCGCCCAAGCTTCGTCTCGGTGGTTCGACCACCGCCCGGAACAGAGAGCGGGACGCAATCAGGACCCCCGTGGTCTAGTTTTTACGGCTCAGAAACTGTGACCCCTTGAGACTCACCCAGTGTCTGTGGGTCTTCCCTCGGTGACAACTCTTACATTCACATGATGAGAGGCCGACTCGTCCATACCGTTCCAGAGCTCTGCCCGAGAAGTGCCTACTCATGTATCGTCTATAAATTGGTCCTGCGAGAAAAATCGATGTGCTTAGAGTTAATGTGTAGAAGGAATTGTATAAAGGGAAATTCCTGAAAAATCAGTTGGAGGGCAGACTTTGGAAGATTTTCC is a window of Alnus glutinosa chromosome 4, dhAlnGlut1.1, whole genome shotgun sequence DNA encoding:
- the LOC133866031 gene encoding cytochrome P450 81E8-like: MEWKDDFQTTQIGGANMEDMLLYYSSIALSLLLVAVAFKLTYRQTPKHLAPSPPSLPIIGHLHLVKKPLHRTFQTLSQKYGQIFSLRFGSRLVVIVSSPSAVEECFTKNDVVLANRPPSLATKHLGYNHTTMAASPYGDHWRNLRRISSLEIFSTNRLNTFLGIRRDEVKRLLRKLSRNSREDFAKVELKSMFSDLTFNSIMRMVAGKRYYGYGEDVKDEEEARQFKEIMKEAFENAGASNPHEYVPMLRWIDHGGLEKRLMRLANKTDAFLQALVDEKKGKEEGNTMIDHLLSLQKSQPDYYTDQIIKGLILILLLAGTDTSAVTLEWAMANLLNHPVVLKKVRAELDNQIGEEILIDEPDVSKLRYLQSIISETLRLYPSAPLLLPHMSSEDCTVGGYDVPRNTMLLVNAWAIHRDPEVWDDATSFKPERFECRETNAHKLMPFGLGRRACPGAGLAQRTVGLALGCLIQCFEWERVGDEVIDMGEGNGITMPKAVALEAMCKARPIMNNLLSKSVDYV